Proteins from one Paenibacillus amylolyticus genomic window:
- a CDS encoding M56 family metallopeptidase: MWKTRSKLLFTVGFGIPLLVFMQMFMYAMYKIFGWDIPFNLLWLCNHWMSRLGWLSVGHFLLALVLLTFAGTAWLLTVRMMKTRAAIRKLRSMEIRALSRELESTYHDLGQPSFIVVDKRSPVAFTIGLWRPYIVLSTGLLDMLDAEEEVAVVYHEVHHLWYRDPLKTTLLSVFAIMMPYIPVLKHTSKQYHIVREILADNEAIERTGNAAGIGSALLKLLRACPEPWGAKELTVQSSFADTSVNVRISRLLDPEQDVTLRLPRYAVLMSATVFLLLSVLFVWSIG, from the coding sequence ATGTGGAAGACCCGCTCGAAACTTTTGTTTACCGTCGGGTTTGGCATTCCGTTACTCGTGTTCATGCAGATGTTCATGTACGCGATGTACAAAATCTTTGGCTGGGATATCCCGTTTAATCTGCTCTGGCTCTGCAATCATTGGATGAGTCGTCTGGGCTGGTTATCTGTTGGACATTTCTTGCTGGCACTGGTCTTGCTGACATTTGCCGGAACAGCTTGGTTGCTTACGGTTCGTATGATGAAAACACGGGCAGCGATCCGTAAGCTCCGTTCGATGGAGATTCGGGCGCTCTCCCGTGAGCTGGAGTCCACATATCATGATCTGGGACAGCCAAGTTTCATTGTGGTGGACAAGCGTTCACCCGTGGCATTTACGATTGGCCTATGGAGACCCTATATCGTACTTTCCACTGGATTATTGGACATGCTTGATGCGGAAGAGGAGGTAGCGGTTGTCTATCATGAAGTACACCATCTGTGGTACCGTGATCCTCTAAAGACGACGTTACTGTCGGTATTTGCAATCATGATGCCGTATATTCCCGTCTTGAAGCACACTTCAAAGCAATATCATATCGTTAGAGAAATTCTGGCAGACAATGAGGCTATTGAACGTACAGGCAATGCGGCAGGCATTGGCAGTGCATTGCTCAAGCTGCTCCGTGCTTGTCCTGAACCATGGGGGGCCAAAGAACTGACCGTTCAATCCTCATTTGCCGATACGTCGGTAAATGTCCGAATTTCACGTTTGCTTGACCCGGAACAGGACGTGACGCTGAGATTGCCACGTTATGCTGTTCTGATGTCGGCTACCGTTTTCCTATTGCTGTCTGTCTTGTTTGTCTGGTCGATCGGATAG
- a CDS encoding pirin family protein, translating into MINVIPSDARSSFDRGWLRGSHSFSFGEYQDPENTAFGPMRVANDDVIAPGRGFGAHPHSDMEIVSIVLKGKLRHEDNLGNVAVTGFGGIQRMSAGSGMIHTEHNASDTEEVRLLQLWFMPHTKGLEPSYETTSFDPGALAGALVPIVSPDGGPRVASIHQDMTIYLGRLAQDETLTFHQETGRRMYIFSIEGKLGLDGEYQLNEGDTARVEHQNSIELQANEDTFYMMIDLP; encoded by the coding sequence ATGATAAACGTCATTCCATCCGATGCCCGCTCCAGCTTCGATCGAGGCTGGCTTCGTGGCAGTCACAGCTTTTCTTTCGGGGAATATCAAGACCCGGAGAATACAGCGTTTGGACCGATGCGGGTAGCGAACGACGATGTGATTGCGCCTGGACGCGGTTTTGGGGCACATCCACATAGCGATATGGAGATTGTATCCATCGTACTCAAGGGCAAGCTGCGACATGAAGATAATCTGGGCAATGTGGCCGTTACAGGTTTTGGCGGTATACAGCGAATGTCAGCAGGCAGTGGCATGATTCATACCGAGCATAATGCATCCGATACGGAAGAAGTCCGTCTGCTTCAGCTCTGGTTCATGCCGCATACGAAAGGGTTGGAGCCATCCTATGAGACCACATCATTTGATCCAGGGGCACTGGCAGGAGCACTCGTACCCATTGTATCCCCGGATGGGGGACCAAGAGTTGCGTCCATTCATCAGGATATGACGATCTATCTTGGCCGATTAGCCCAAGACGAAACGTTAACCTTCCATCAGGAGACGGGCCGCCGGATGTACATTTTCTCCATCGAAGGCAAGCTGGGCTTGGATGGAGAGTACCAGTTGAATGAAGGTGATACGGCTCGTGTGGAACATCAGAACTCCATTGAGCTGCAAGCAAACGAAGATACGTTCTATATGATGATTGATTTGCCATAG
- a CDS encoding iron chelate uptake ABC transporter family permease subunit, with the protein MKYTANTWKFVLFIAAAVLLIGVFLVIQSGGNWDYILPRRGKKIFAIVLTGACIAYSTAIFQTITNNRILTPGIMGLDSLYMLFQTFAVFVFGSTHISFVNKNLNFAISVLLMTLFALLLHQFMFRREQGRNIYLLLLVGLILGTLFQSMSSFMEVLIDPNEFLVLQGKMFASFNNVNTDLLIISIAAIVLILLYAQKFTKYLDVLSLGKDHAVNLGVDYDYIVKRLLLVVMVLVSISTALVGPIMFLGLLVVNLAHQVFRTHRHKVLIWGSVMIAVVALVGGQLIVERVFTFATTVSVIINFIGGVYFIYLLLKENKSW; encoded by the coding sequence ATGAAATATACGGCGAATACATGGAAGTTTGTCTTGTTCATTGCAGCGGCCGTGCTGCTGATTGGCGTATTTCTGGTCATTCAATCGGGAGGGAACTGGGATTACATATTGCCGCGAAGAGGAAAAAAGATTTTCGCCATTGTACTGACAGGTGCCTGCATCGCGTACTCTACGGCCATTTTCCAAACGATAACAAATAATCGAATTCTAACACCTGGCATCATGGGCCTCGATTCCTTGTATATGCTATTTCAGACGTTTGCCGTGTTTGTGTTTGGAAGTACACATATCAGCTTTGTGAACAAAAACCTTAATTTTGCAATATCTGTCCTGCTTATGACGTTGTTTGCTCTATTACTGCATCAGTTCATGTTCCGCAGGGAACAGGGGCGTAATATTTATCTGTTGCTGCTGGTGGGTCTGATTCTGGGTACGCTCTTCCAGAGTATGTCTTCCTTCATGGAGGTACTGATCGACCCCAATGAGTTCCTTGTGCTTCAGGGCAAGATGTTTGCGAGCTTTAACAATGTGAATACCGATCTGCTGATCATCTCAATCGCTGCAATTGTGCTGATTCTGCTGTACGCGCAGAAGTTTACCAAATATCTCGACGTCCTGTCCCTCGGCAAAGATCACGCAGTGAATCTCGGGGTGGATTACGATTACATTGTGAAGAGGTTGCTGCTGGTGGTGATGGTTCTGGTTTCGATCTCCACCGCGCTGGTGGGTCCAATTATGTTTTTGGGGTTGCTGGTCGTGAATCTGGCCCATCAGGTGTTCCGGACACATCGGCATAAAGTGCTGATCTGGGGTTCGGTCATGATCGCAGTCGTTGCATTGGTTGGTGGACAACTCATTGTAGAGCGGGTGTTTACATTTGCAACTACAGTAAGTGTCATTATTAACTTTATAGGCGGGGTGTACTTCATCTATTTACTGCTAAAGGAGAATAAGTCGTGGTAG
- a CDS encoding spore germination protein, with protein sequence MRQPISGLHETQVQAVKEIFSECSDVVFRNVMITPEVKGLLVYIEGIVNSADIQEHMLRPIIRGLVQQRTDEPDVPLDDTTVELTQVKRVKTWAAATEGVLASSALLVVDGSSEAWMFNVKGGVRRGVEEPQTESVIRGPREGFTETLRVNTALLRFKLKTPSLKMVSMTLGTETKTDIVLTYMEDIADPKLIRDAKKRLEKIKIDGILETGYIEELIEDHPYSPFPQMHYSERPDTVAGNLLEGRFAILVDGTPFALIAPVTMWQMLQASEDYYERFFISNLVRWIRFLFVAIALFLPALYISITTFHQDMLPTTLILSIAGAREAIPFPALVEALIMELSFEALREAGVRLPKTVGQAVSILGALVIGQAAVQAGIVSAPMVIIVSMTGIASFTIPRFNFAITVRLLRFPIMLLAGMLGLYGIVIGLVLISVHLTQMTSFGVPYLSGLSPYSKTDTKDILIRVPWWKMINRPSTVQDNQKRMKRKINGSPEAEEGW encoded by the coding sequence CTGCGGCAGCCAATCAGTGGATTACATGAAACTCAGGTTCAAGCGGTAAAGGAAATCTTCTCGGAATGCTCGGATGTGGTATTTCGCAACGTGATGATTACGCCGGAAGTGAAAGGGCTTCTGGTTTATATTGAAGGCATTGTTAACTCAGCGGATATCCAGGAGCATATGCTGCGTCCGATTATTCGTGGTCTGGTGCAGCAGCGCACAGATGAGCCCGATGTTCCACTGGATGATACAACCGTTGAGCTGACGCAGGTGAAGCGGGTTAAAACTTGGGCTGCTGCAACAGAAGGAGTGCTTGCATCCTCCGCACTTCTGGTAGTCGATGGAAGCAGCGAAGCCTGGATGTTCAATGTAAAAGGCGGCGTCAGACGCGGGGTGGAGGAACCGCAGACTGAATCTGTGATTCGAGGACCGCGTGAGGGATTCACCGAAACGCTGCGTGTGAATACGGCGCTACTGCGGTTCAAGCTGAAAACCCCCTCTCTCAAGATGGTGAGTATGACCCTTGGTACCGAAACCAAGACCGATATCGTTCTGACCTATATGGAGGATATTGCTGATCCAAAGTTGATTCGGGACGCGAAGAAACGTCTGGAAAAAATCAAGATCGATGGCATTCTGGAGACGGGTTATATCGAGGAACTGATTGAAGACCACCCGTATTCTCCATTCCCACAGATGCACTATTCGGAGCGCCCGGATACAGTAGCAGGTAACTTGTTGGAGGGGCGATTTGCCATTTTGGTAGACGGCACTCCCTTTGCGTTAATTGCGCCAGTCACGATGTGGCAGATGCTGCAGGCCAGTGAGGACTACTATGAACGATTCTTCATCAGTAATCTGGTACGCTGGATTCGTTTCTTATTCGTTGCCATTGCTCTATTTCTACCAGCGCTGTATATCTCGATTACGACATTTCATCAGGATATGTTGCCCACCACGTTGATTCTGAGTATTGCAGGTGCACGGGAAGCCATCCCTTTTCCGGCTTTGGTGGAAGCCCTCATCATGGAGCTGTCGTTCGAAGCCCTCCGTGAAGCGGGGGTCAGGTTACCGAAAACAGTGGGTCAGGCAGTGAGTATCCTCGGTGCGCTCGTGATCGGGCAGGCTGCAGTTCAGGCCGGGATTGTGTCCGCACCAATGGTTATTATCGTATCCATGACAGGTATCGCTTCCTTTACGATTCCGCGGTTTAACTTTGCAATTACCGTGCGTCTATTGCGATTCCCGATCATGTTATTGGCGGGTATGCTCGGACTATATGGCATTGTGATTGGTTTGGTTCTGATCTCGGTGCATCTGACACAGATGACTTCGTTTGGTGTGCCTTATCTGTCGGGCCTTAGTCCGTACAGTAAAACAGATACCAAAGATATTCTTATTCGTGTGCCTTGGTGGAAAATGATCAATCGTCCTTCGACGGTTCAGGATAACCAGAAACGAATGAAGCGGAAGATCAATGGTTCGCCTGAAGCTGAGGAAGGATGGTGA
- a CDS encoding BlaI/MecI/CopY family transcriptional regulator, with amino-acid sequence MRIHNFKVGERGLNRFFGPLEAKIMDILWSRPGSSIREVQAALEQDKDVNFNTVMTVMNRLVDKGLLGKSQKGRTSLYQPVQSKEEFMNDQSKELSHELVDEFGALALNHMLDALDEADAGLIERLEQKIKQWKKDSD; translated from the coding sequence ATGAGAATACACAATTTCAAAGTGGGCGAACGTGGGCTTAACCGATTTTTTGGTCCGCTGGAGGCCAAGATCATGGACATTTTATGGTCTCGTCCTGGCAGCAGCATCCGTGAAGTGCAGGCCGCACTTGAACAAGACAAAGACGTCAATTTTAATACAGTCATGACCGTGATGAATCGGCTTGTGGACAAGGGACTTCTCGGAAAGTCACAAAAGGGCAGAACATCTTTGTACCAACCGGTACAGAGCAAGGAGGAGTTTATGAACGACCAATCCAAGGAACTGTCGCATGAGTTGGTGGATGAGTTCGGAGCATTGGCATTGAATCATATGCTGGATGCGCTGGACGAAGCAGATGCAGGTCTGATTGAACGCCTGGAACAGAAGATCAAACAATGGAAAAAGGATAGCGATTAA
- a CDS encoding Ger(x)C family spore germination protein, giving the protein MLSNTAKTLRGTTLEGQKSLSRKIYYAHRRTMLIGEDLARDGVAPMLDLFTRYPLNRFSALPVVTKGAAYEVMDTDAPIEKFPSEMVRELCFLNMRNPRSLKTFTDAILSEGVDPFLPVASKVDNVPKNWKDGKTNIKLDGLAIFKKDKLVGMIDKAPADALLLAMGEANEPEVMVKAPRGEGDIFIKLNENNSSLHPSVKNGKVSMTVQLYAKGVVVDNESNYGDLREKEILKLNEAIHKKIKEDIVEGVRLIQQKYHADILGIGRSIHQHLPKEWDKMKDRWDDIYPDVEVNVIPHVIIENVGVVNKPIGVMEEDIVHD; this is encoded by the coding sequence ATGTTGTCCAACACCGCAAAGACACTTCGGGGAACCACACTTGAAGGTCAAAAATCGCTGTCCCGCAAGATTTATTATGCACATCGTCGTACTATGCTGATTGGAGAGGATCTCGCGAGGGATGGCGTGGCTCCGATGCTCGATTTGTTTACGCGATATCCGCTTAACCGATTCTCTGCATTACCGGTTGTTACGAAAGGTGCGGCATATGAAGTCATGGATACGGATGCACCTATAGAGAAGTTTCCATCCGAGATGGTGAGAGAGTTATGCTTTCTGAATATGCGTAATCCACGTTCTCTTAAAACGTTCACCGATGCCATTCTTAGTGAAGGCGTAGATCCCTTCCTGCCGGTTGCTTCGAAAGTGGACAATGTTCCGAAAAATTGGAAGGACGGCAAAACAAATATCAAGCTGGATGGATTGGCCATCTTTAAAAAAGACAAGTTGGTAGGCATGATTGACAAGGCACCCGCGGATGCACTTCTTCTGGCCATGGGGGAGGCCAATGAACCAGAAGTTATGGTCAAAGCTCCACGTGGAGAAGGAGACATATTCATCAAGCTGAACGAGAACAATTCTTCACTGCACCCCAGTGTCAAGAATGGCAAGGTTAGTATGACCGTTCAATTGTACGCCAAAGGCGTGGTTGTGGATAACGAATCGAATTACGGTGATCTGCGTGAGAAAGAGATTTTGAAATTAAACGAAGCTATTCACAAAAAAATAAAAGAGGATATCGTTGAGGGAGTACGATTAATACAGCAAAAATACCATGCCGATATTCTCGGGATTGGTCGGTCAATCCATCAACATTTGCCCAAAGAATGGGACAAAATGAAAGATCGATGGGATGATATCTATCCTGATGTTGAGGTGAATGTAATTCCTCATGTCATCATTGAAAATGTAGGGGTAGTGAACAAGCCAATTGGTGTTATGGAGGAGGATATCGTACATGATTAA
- a CDS encoding ABC transporter permease, whose translation MKLGYMLIVLAVLSIVYIFIGNSDISPLDIFHLSSVQLQVLQVSRFPRLISILVAGISMSVIGLIMQQLTRNRFVSPTTAGTMDSARLGILVTLMWFPGASPLQKMLVAFAFALMGTLIFMRILEKVKFKDTIYIALLGLMFGNIVSSVTTFFAYKNDLIQNISSWMQGDFSTIMKGRYELIYISIPLLIIVYLFANRFTLAGMGEDFSTNLGLAYRRVVNIGLILVAMVSAVVIITVGTIPFLGLVVPNIVTLYKGDNLRDTLPHTAVLGAIFVLVCDILGQLIIYPYQLSISLTVGVVGSVLFLYLLLRRKAYGS comes from the coding sequence ATGAAGTTAGGTTATATGTTGATCGTATTGGCTGTATTGTCTATCGTATACATATTTATTGGCAATTCAGACATTTCGCCATTGGATATATTTCATTTGTCCTCCGTCCAACTACAGGTATTACAAGTTAGCCGATTTCCTCGCCTGATCAGCATTCTTGTCGCCGGGATCAGCATGAGTGTAATTGGGTTGATTATGCAGCAGCTGACACGCAACCGATTTGTATCTCCAACAACAGCAGGAACGATGGACTCAGCCAGATTGGGTATTCTTGTGACGTTAATGTGGTTCCCGGGTGCATCCCCTCTGCAAAAAATGCTGGTCGCTTTTGCCTTTGCTCTGATGGGGACGCTGATTTTCATGCGAATTCTGGAGAAGGTCAAGTTCAAGGATACGATATATATCGCTCTGCTGGGTCTTATGTTCGGTAACATTGTAAGCTCCGTCACAACATTTTTTGCTTACAAAAACGATCTGATCCAGAACATCTCGTCTTGGATGCAGGGTGACTTTTCTACCATCATGAAAGGGCGTTATGAACTGATCTATATCAGTATTCCGTTGCTCATTATCGTGTACCTGTTTGCTAATCGTTTCACACTTGCAGGTATGGGCGAAGATTTTTCAACCAACCTTGGATTGGCGTATCGACGAGTTGTGAATATCGGTCTGATTCTGGTAGCGATGGTTTCAGCGGTTGTGATTATTACGGTAGGTACAATTCCCTTTCTGGGCCTTGTCGTGCCCAATATCGTAACACTCTACAAAGGGGATAACTTGCGTGATACGTTACCTCATACGGCTGTGCTTGGTGCGATTTTCGTTCTGGTCTGCGATATTCTGGGACAATTAATTATTTATCCTTATCAACTTTCAATCAGTCTGACGGTGGGAGTTGTGGGAAGTGTATTATTCCTGTATTTACTGCTACGAAGAAAGGCTTATGGATCATGA
- a CDS encoding siderophore ABC transporter substrate-binding protein, translating to MKKGWLFTLLVVLSVVLAACGGNKAADHTDAGSGTGSEAAAPADQASEEVVIKHKLGETTVKKNPEKVVVFDYGVLDSLDQLGVEVAGVPQEGVPPYLDKYNDAKYTNVGGLKEADFEKVNAMKPDLIIISGRLQDSYEELSEIAPTIYMAVDTADYMNSLTSNVKTLGDIFGKEKEAEDAIASIETSVKALHDKVTATGKNALIVLTNEGKLSAYGAGSRFGVIHDVFGFTPSDANIEVSTHGQSVSFEYVMEQNPDYLFVVDRSAVVAGNGEASPAKQVIENDLVKNTTAYKEGHIVYLDPNYWYLSGGDWNPFKK from the coding sequence ATGAAAAAGGGTTGGTTGTTTACGTTACTTGTGGTGTTGTCGGTTGTCCTGGCAGCTTGTGGCGGGAATAAGGCGGCAGATCATACAGATGCAGGCAGTGGCACAGGATCAGAAGCCGCTGCACCCGCAGATCAAGCAAGTGAAGAAGTGGTTATCAAACATAAACTGGGTGAAACAACCGTAAAGAAAAATCCAGAGAAGGTCGTTGTCTTTGACTACGGTGTACTGGATTCACTGGATCAGCTGGGCGTAGAAGTTGCAGGTGTTCCGCAGGAAGGCGTACCTCCTTATCTGGACAAGTACAATGATGCGAAGTACACCAATGTTGGTGGCCTGAAAGAAGCTGATTTTGAGAAAGTCAATGCGATGAAACCGGACCTGATCATCATCTCGGGACGACTTCAGGACTCGTATGAAGAACTGAGTGAGATTGCACCCACCATATATATGGCGGTAGATACGGCAGATTACATGAATTCTCTGACCAGTAATGTAAAGACTCTCGGAGACATCTTTGGTAAAGAAAAAGAAGCAGAAGATGCCATTGCATCAATCGAAACATCCGTTAAGGCACTACATGACAAAGTAACGGCTACAGGTAAAAATGCGCTAATCGTTCTAACGAACGAAGGCAAATTGAGCGCATATGGTGCCGGTTCCCGTTTTGGTGTTATTCATGACGTGTTCGGTTTTACTCCATCCGATGCAAACATTGAAGTATCCACCCATGGGCAAAGCGTTTCGTTTGAATATGTTATGGAGCAGAATCCGGATTACCTCTTTGTAGTTGATCGCAGTGCGGTGGTTGCGGGTAATGGTGAGGCATCTCCGGCGAAACAGGTCATCGAGAACGACTTGGTGAAAAATACAACAGCTTATAAAGAAGGTCATATTGTCTATCTGGATCCAAATTACTGGTACTTGTCTGGCGGGGACTGGAATCCATTCAAGAAATGA
- a CDS encoding ABC transporter ATP-binding protein, with product MVEVRNVTKQYGGVRVVDDVSLNIAKGKITSFIGPNGAGKSTLLSMMTRLISKDTGQVLIEGREIESWKNKDLSRKISVLKQSNHINIRLTVEDLVAFGRFPYSQGRLTPEDQQWIQEAIDYMELAPFCKKYLDELSGGQRQRAYIAMVIAQNTEYILLDEPLNNLDMKHSVQIMKVLRRMVDELGKTIVIVIHDINFASCYSDYIVALKDGRVVKEGKTEDIIDTDVLQSVYDMYIPVQWIDGRKICVYFA from the coding sequence GTGGTAGAAGTCAGAAATGTTACAAAACAATACGGCGGCGTCCGGGTAGTGGATGACGTATCACTGAATATTGCCAAAGGCAAGATTACATCTTTTATTGGTCCAAATGGAGCGGGGAAAAGCACCTTGTTGTCCATGATGACCAGGCTAATCAGCAAGGATACAGGACAAGTCCTGATTGAAGGGCGCGAGATTGAAAGCTGGAAGAACAAGGACCTGTCACGTAAAATATCAGTCCTCAAACAGTCCAATCACATCAACATCCGGTTGACTGTCGAGGATCTTGTAGCTTTTGGAAGGTTCCCATATTCACAAGGAAGACTCACACCTGAGGATCAACAGTGGATTCAGGAGGCCATCGACTATATGGAACTGGCCCCATTTTGCAAGAAGTATCTGGATGAACTGAGTGGCGGACAGCGGCAGCGGGCATATATCGCCATGGTGATTGCCCAGAACACCGAGTATATTTTGCTCGATGAACCTTTGAATAACCTGGACATGAAACATTCTGTTCAGATTATGAAGGTGCTGCGCAGAATGGTGGATGAACTCGGCAAGACGATTGTCATTGTCATTCACGACATCAATTTTGCCTCCTGTTACTCCGACTACATTGTAGCGCTCAAGGATGGACGTGTAGTGAAAGAAGGCAAGACGGAAGATATCATCGATACGGATGTATTGCAGAGCGTCTATGACATGTACATCCCTGTGCAATGGATCGATGGACGTAAGATTTGTGTGTATTTTGCATGA
- a CDS encoding uroporphyrinogen-III synthase has translation MAQHLAGVRVALTGPRKSKEMSILVEKMGGIPLVRPAQGTVFLDDRSIRDGLVSWISDPPDWAVLTTGMGLDALFDMAEDMEVADQLLDVLSQSSIAARGYKTVNALKKRKLTPLVRDDDGSTDGLIREFAPHGLAGKKVILQLHGETAPKLVAWLEEQGAIVRQVLPYRHVPPEEAELEQLLNEILNFEVDAVAFTSGPQVRFLTQYAAAQDKLEPMLAAFREGVIPASVGRVTANSMREEGIEALVIPEEEKMGALIVELGRYFAAGRAAKIGGLQS, from the coding sequence ATGGCTCAACATTTGGCAGGTGTGCGTGTAGCATTGACAGGACCACGAAAATCAAAGGAAATGTCCATACTGGTTGAAAAAATGGGTGGAATTCCGCTTGTGCGACCGGCACAAGGGACGGTGTTTCTGGATGATCGGAGTATCAGGGATGGGCTGGTATCCTGGATCTCAGACCCGCCAGACTGGGCGGTGTTAACGACGGGTATGGGATTGGATGCATTGTTTGATATGGCTGAGGATATGGAAGTCGCAGATCAATTGTTGGATGTATTATCGCAATCCTCCATTGCAGCGAGGGGATACAAAACGGTGAACGCGCTCAAAAAGCGCAAGTTGACACCGCTGGTACGGGATGATGACGGTAGCACGGACGGGCTTATTCGAGAATTCGCCCCACACGGTCTTGCAGGGAAAAAGGTCATCTTGCAGCTTCATGGGGAGACAGCTCCCAAGCTTGTTGCATGGCTGGAGGAACAAGGTGCAATCGTCAGACAAGTGCTCCCTTACCGCCATGTCCCGCCGGAAGAGGCAGAGCTGGAACAGCTGTTGAATGAAATTCTTAATTTTGAGGTAGATGCGGTTGCGTTCACAAGCGGACCACAGGTCCGATTCCTGACGCAATATGCGGCCGCCCAGGACAAGCTTGAGCCGATGCTTGCAGCCTTCAGAGAAGGTGTAATTCCTGCGTCTGTAGGTAGAGTTACAGCAAACTCGATGCGTGAAGAAGGCATTGAGGCGCTGGTCATTCCGGAGGAAGAGAAGATGGGGGCGCTCATCGTCGAGCTTGGACGTTACTTTGCAGCGGGACGTGCAGCCAAGATTGGCGGCCTGCAATCATAG
- a CDS encoding DoxX family protein, with amino-acid sequence MNNKSVEIGLLFSRIMIGLIFVLHGWSKFEGGISGTVGFFESIGIPGFLASVVAIIELVGGAAMILGLGTRVFAALFVIVMGGVLLTAKMGQPFMSGTEFDYLLLAGSLTLLFTGSRFLAVDYLFSRQGPLVRI; translated from the coding sequence ATGAATAATAAAAGTGTAGAGATTGGACTGCTTTTCTCCAGGATTATGATCGGATTGATCTTTGTATTGCACGGTTGGAGTAAATTCGAAGGTGGAATTAGCGGGACGGTAGGCTTTTTCGAAAGTATCGGTATTCCCGGATTCCTTGCCTCCGTTGTTGCGATTATTGAGCTGGTGGGTGGTGCAGCGATGATTCTGGGACTGGGAACACGTGTGTTTGCTGCCCTGTTTGTTATCGTAATGGGTGGCGTTCTGCTTACAGCCAAAATGGGTCAGCCGTTTATGAGTGGTACCGAGTTCGATTACCTGCTGTTGGCGGGTTCCCTGACACTGCTCTTCACAGGAAGCCGCTTTCTGGCCGTTGATTATCTGTTCTCCAGACAGGGACCGCTCGTCAGAATATGA
- a CDS encoding endospore germination permease, with protein MIGDYVSITLLETTPISILVLSLMIMAVFIVRGGLGSLIGMSELYVSLFLLNSLIVPFMLIQQLNVDNLMPYFDVDMAGVGKGSWYIFSFYGEMIALPFVVKGSDFRFKPVLWGIIISGLLMMLILVETITSIGVPIASRLVYPSYELARQLQISDFLDRFDLALAAATLPAMITKIAFDLYFVCWGLKRIIPNVSGKVMTGPVALLGFVCAFWFFRNAIQLYRFTREWTWIAIVFEVLFPIVLFLFLRPRKKDKKNRPTRNREISPRKRSMNRGKAPLIRRRMERKKAGCSWWRTPAFLIYPIKNRYR; from the coding sequence TTGATTGGTGATTATGTAAGTATAACCTTGTTGGAGACTACACCGATATCCATTTTGGTATTGTCGCTCATGATTATGGCGGTATTTATCGTCAGAGGCGGGCTGGGGTCGTTGATCGGAATGTCGGAACTGTATGTTTCGCTGTTCCTGTTGAATTCCCTCATTGTGCCGTTCATGCTCATTCAGCAGTTGAATGTGGATAATCTGATGCCCTATTTTGATGTCGATATGGCAGGTGTAGGCAAAGGGAGCTGGTACATATTTTCTTTTTATGGAGAGATGATTGCCTTGCCTTTTGTCGTCAAGGGCAGTGATTTTCGCTTCAAGCCTGTATTATGGGGCATTATCATATCTGGATTGCTGATGATGCTGATTCTTGTGGAAACCATCACTTCGATTGGTGTGCCTATTGCGTCCAGACTGGTATACCCTTCGTATGAACTTGCAAGGCAGTTGCAAATCAGTGATTTTCTGGATCGGTTTGACCTGGCGCTGGCGGCGGCGACCTTGCCTGCCATGATTACCAAAATTGCATTTGATCTGTACTTTGTCTGTTGGGGATTGAAGCGAATAATCCCGAACGTTTCGGGAAAGGTCATGACAGGCCCGGTGGCACTGTTAGGCTTTGTTTGTGCATTCTGGTTTTTCAGAAACGCCATTCAGTTGTATCGTTTTACCCGGGAATGGACATGGATCGCCATTGTTTTTGAAGTCCTGTTCCCGATCGTGCTGTTTCTTTTCCTTCGTCCGCGCAAAAAGGATAAAAAGAATCGGCCAACCAGAAATCGGGAGATCAGTCCAAGAAAGAGAAGCATGAACAGGGGCAAGGCTCCTCTGATTCGGAGAAGAATGGAGAGAAAAAAAGCAGGATGCTCATGGTGGAGAACTCCAGCCTTCCTGATATATCCCATCAAAAATCGTTATAGATGA